CCCGGGCGCCGTCGTCGGTCTCGGCCTGCCGCACCCAGCCGCGCAGGGCCTCGGGGTGAATGTCGAGCTGCTCGGCGACGCGCCTGATCGCCCCGGCGCGGCCGGCGGGGTCCTTGCGGGCCTCGACGGCGAGCCGGGTCGCCCGCTCGCGCAGTTCCTCGGGGTACTTACGGGGTGCAGCCATGCTCGGGATCCTTCCGGGTCTTCGATGTCTCCATCAAACCCGGGGCGATTCAGGCAGCAGGAACACCGTGAGCCACGCACGTTCGGCGATCAGTTGGCGTATGGCGTGGGAGACGTGGGTGTTCAGGCGGTCCCAGATCAGCACGATGGGCGCCTTGACGAGGTGGTGGACGCCGTCGATCAGCGCGTTCGCCCATGCTGCGGTGCTTGCCGCGGCCGCCGGGGTGGGTGCGAAGGCGGTGGCACCGCCTGGTGCGGGAGCCGGGCCGCAGCGCGATCAGCCCGGCCACCAACCGGCGTCCCGAGCGCCCGCTGACGGTCACGACCGGGGTGTGTCCGCGTCGGCCCCAGGTGCGTCCTTGGGGCGGCCGTCGGGTGAAGCCTGCCTCGTCCTCGAAGCAGACGTAGCCCCCGCAGGCCGCCCGGGCTCCTTTACCTCGTTCCAGGTCGCCTCCTTCCAGACGGTGACGGCCTGCTCGTCGCGCTCGGCGACCCGCCGTCCCGGGACCTGGGGACTGAAGCCAAGCCGGTGCATCAGCCGCGTCGCACCCGAGACGCTGTAGGAGACGTGGAACTTCCGGCCGATCAGTGTGGCCACTCTTGCCGCGGTCCACACCTGGTCCTCCACCCAACCGTGCGCCGCCGGGCCTTCCTCCAGATACGCGGCCAGCTTCTCCAGACAGCGCGGGGACAGACGGCACCGCGAACCGCTCGGACCACGCGTAACCAGAGCCCGCGCACCGCCATCGCGCCACAACTGGTGCCACTGGTAGGCCGACTTCCCGCTCACCTGCAGGCGCCGTGTGGTGGAGTCCCTGGCGGTGCTCGTCGTGGGCGCCCTGGCCGGCGGGCTCGGCCAGGGCATGTCCTTCGGTGGCGGGCTCACCGGCGTCGGCGCGGTGGCTTCCGACGAGCATTGCCGTGCGACGATCTCGACCTTCTTTTTCGTGTCGCGTACCTCGGCATCTCCATTCCGGTGGTCGCCGGGGGGACCTGGCGCTTGAGCTGCGGGACGCGGGAGTGGCCTACGCATATACGTCATCCTCGTGTCTGCCGCCGTGGGTGTGTTTCTGCTTCGCTGGCCGCCGCGCACGGAGTGACGGGCCGCTGGGCCACCGGCTCACTCCGGCACGCACGGGATCTGCCGGACCTGATCCGTCGTGACGGCGGCCGTGTCGAAATCCAGACGGCATGGCGGCGCGCACTCCGCAGCACCGGGTACGGCGATTCGAGGCGACGCAGGCGCTCATTCGTCAGGCCCGTCTTCCACCTCCGGGCGTACTGGAAGTGCCGCATCAGCGCGCGCCAGAAGTGCTCCGTTTGGGATCCAGGGAACGCCGAAGGTCCCCATGCGGGAGCCATGACTGAGGTTCTCGTGGAGTCCACGTGCAGCGCGGCGAGGATTGGCGTGGTGCCGACGCCGACAGGCCTGTCCGGCCGGCACCGGTCCGGCGCCCACGTAATTGCGTGCGTACGCAAATGTAGTTAGGATGCTGAATGCAAGATAGAACTTTGCGCCGGCCTCCCCCGGGTGCCGGCGCCGATTCATACCCGGGGATTAGCGGCACTTCCCGCAGCAAGGAGTGAAGACGTGACACGCGTCGCCATCATCTATTACTCGGCCACCGGATCCGTGCGCAGCCTGGCGCAGGCGATCGCCGAAGGCGCACAGAAGGAAGGGGCCGAGGTCCGGCTGCGCCGCGTGGCCGAGCTCGCGCCCGAGGCCGCGATCAACAGCAACCCCGTGTGGGCCGAGAACCACCGCGTCTCGCAGGAGATCCCCGAGGCCACCAACGACGACCTCGAGTGGGCTGACGCCGTGCTCGTCGGCTCGCCGACCCGCTTCGGCCTGCCGGCCGCGCAGCTCAAGCAGTTCCTCGACCAGACCGGCCCGCTGTGGGCCCAGGGCAAGCTGGCCAACAAGGTCTACGCCTCCTTCACCTCCGCGGCCAACGCCCACGGCGGCCAGGAGAGCACCATCCTCGCGATCAACAACACCTTCTACCACTGGGGTGGACTCATCGCATCGCCCGGCTACACCGACCCGCTGCTCTTCGCGGCCGGTGGCAACCCCTACGGCCCCTCGCACCCCTCCAACAACGGCGCCGACCTGCCGGACTCCAACCGTCTGGAGGCCGCGCGTTACCTGGGCGGCCGCGTGACGCGCATCGCCGCCGCCCTCAAGCCTGGCGGCTCTCTCTGACCGGACCGGTCGATCCCGGGCCGCCGTCCCGACCGGGGCGGCGGCCCACCGACAGTGGTTCCCGAAGGGATCCACGGCAAGTGAGGTTACAAGTGACTCCGGTGAACGAGCCCATGGCGGACATCCGGGACATGTACATGGCACACACCATGCTGCGCCGGGAGTTCCGCCTCCTGCCCCGGTTGGTGCGCGACGTCGCGCCGGGTGACGTGGAGCGCGCGGAGACGGTCGGTGCCCACGCCGAGCAGGTGTGCTCCGTCCTGCACCTGCACCACGAGGGCGAGGACCTGCTGCTCTGGCCGCGCCTGCTCGAGCGCGCCGGCGACCGGGCGACGGCGATCGTGCCCACGATGGAGGAGCAGCACGCCGCCATCGAGGAGACCTACAGGGAGGTGACCGGGCTGCTGCCGGAGTGGCGCGCCACCGCGCTGGACGGCGGGCGGCTCGCGGACGCCCTCGCCCGGTTGCTGCCCGCGCTCCTGGAGCACCTGGCGTTGGAGGAGAAGGAGATACTCCCGCTCGCCGAGCGGTACGTCACCGCGGCCGAATGGAGGCAACTCGGAGAGCACGGGATGGCCCGGACCCCGCAGGAGCGGTTGCCGCTGTCCCTCGGGATGGCGATGTATGAGGCGGACCCGGAGGTCGTCGAGGCGCTGCTCGCCGAATTGCCCGAGCCGCAGCGCTCGGCGCTGACGGGCGCCGCACAGCGCGCGTACGCCGCCCACGCCGAGCGCGTGTACGGCACCGGAACCCCGCCCCGCATCGGCGACTGAGCCCGAGCCCCGGTGCCGAAAGCGGCACTTCAACCCTGGAATCGGCCGGTCCGCGGCATTGACGGGACGCGCGGTCGGCTCCATCGCGAGGAGGGGCCGTGACCGCTGGGTGACCCTGCACACCATGGCCGGCGAGACCCCGAAGAGCGGCGCCATCTGCCGCATGGTGAGGTTCGTCCGGTAGTAGACAGCCACCAGCAGCCCCCGGTCAGCAAGCGGCAGACTCCACGGCCGCCCGATGTGCGGCCCGTCGCCACCCCGCTCACGCACCACCTTCAGCAACCGCTCGAACTGCTTCATCCACAGCCCCGTGAACGTCTCCACTCACAACAGATCAGCCCTCAACATCCCACGCATACAAAGGGAAATACCCTGCTCACGGTCTTCTGCAACACGCTTTAGGCCGGTGCATGGGTGGCGGCGGTCGTCACCGTGACAACTGCAGTTACCGCCCATGCTGCCGCAGCGAAGTACGCCTACCAAGAACTGGAGTACGTACGCACGGCAAGCGAACTCGAGACCCTGCTGGTACTGCAGGAAGATCTGGACGGCCCCGCTGAGCAGAGCCAGGATGTCCTTGTTGTGCGATGCGAACTGATCATCTCAGTACAGAACGATGCCGGGATGGCCGAATGGATCACCATATAGGCCCTGAGGCTGCAAGCCGAAGGCGGGTGGTCACTGACTGCGGAGGCATCGAGTGACCGCTGACTTTGGGCACTGGCATGGGCCTTTCCATTTGATTCCGCGATCGGTGCCGTGGGACGGCCGTGCGGGGGCACGCACAGGCTCGGCCGCCACACCTCCAAGCACGATCGAAACGAACGTCGCCCATCCAACCGCCCCAACCCCGACCCGGCCAACCTATGCGGTCACAGCACTAGGAACTGCGGAGACGTGCTCTCAAGCCGCGGCGCCGGGACCGGCCGGACGCGGTGCAGGTCAGCGACCGTTGCCGGACGCGGTCGCGCACGGCGCCTGCCGACCATCGAAGTTTGGCCCCTGGCGGCCCACGACTTCGGGCGCGATGCCATCCCATCTTCATAGTCGATTCCTTTGCTCGAAGCATGCCGCGCCATAAACAACCAATGACCAACTCATGCTCGAGATGAGCCCTGCCACACGACGGGAAGGACCCCTTTGCCCTCCGAACATACGAAAAGGGCTCTTGTGCAGGCACTGCTACTGCCGCTGCGCATCGTGGCAACCGTGTACTGGTACGCCGGCGGTCGCTTCGTACACACTTCGCACGATGAGGAAGCAGTTCTCCGCCAAGCCCGCGGGAATGCCTCCCGGCGGCAGGTGCCCGGCCAAGCCGATACCGCTGGCCTTCGCTCCAACACCCGGACGAATCAGCCCGGATCCACCGGCTTGTTGTCTGTGGACAGTTTCTCGGGGAACGAAGAAGTGCCTTGTGACCTGCGATGATGGGGTTTCTCTAGGGCCACATCAGGCACGATCAGCAAGGCACTTCCGAGATGCAATCTTCCCACGCCGCAGCGGCGGTCTCGTCCGCGTTCGACGACCCGAACCTGATCGCGTACGGCGGCCTCGAGCCGGTGGTGCGGCTGGCCGAGCGGTGCGGCCTGCCCGCGCTGGTCGGGGAGCACATATGTCTGCCGGCCTCGAAGGACGGCACCGGTGTCCCTCCCCTCGTAGCGTGGAGTCCGTGATTGCAGGGGAAGTCGGGGTTCATGGGGTCCAAGCAACGGACGTATACGCCCGAGTTTCGTGAGGGTGCTGTACGCATTGTGATCGAGACGGGCAGGCCGATCCCGGAGGTCGCCGAGGAACCCGGCGTCCACTCCGGCACGCTGCACAGCTGGGTGTCGCGGTGGCGGCGCAACGGGTCGGCGTCATCCGGCCGGCCGGCCGAGCCCGCGCCGGGTGGCCGGATCCGCGAGGCCGAGCGGGCCGAGCTGGAGCGGCTGCGGCGGGAGATGAGCGAGAAGAACAAGCGGATACGCGAGCTGGAGATGGAGCGTGATGTCCTCAAGCGGTGCATGGTCCTCTGGGTGAAGTGACCGGGACGGACCCGGCCGCCCTGGCCGCGTTCATCGGTGACCAGAGGATTGGGCACCGCGTCCCGCACCGTCTGGCCTGCCAGGTCCTGGGGGTGTCGGAGTCCTGGTTCTACAAGTGGCGCGACAGGCCCACCACCGCGCGTGAGCTCCGGCGCGGACAGCTGGCCGACACGATCCGGCAGATCTTCGAGAGCTCCGGCGGCACCTGCGGTTCCCCGAAAGTATGGCTCCTCCTGGTCCGCTCAAGCTGGCGCGACTCGGTGAACACCGTCGCCCGCCTGATGGCCGAACCCGGCCTGGCCGGACGCAAGATCCGCCGCCGGCCCGGGCTGACCCGGCCCGGCAAACGGCCGGCGGCCCCGGACTTCGTGCGGCGGGACCTCACCGCCGACGCGCCCGACCAGGTGTGGTGCGGAGACATGACCGAGATCACCACCCATGAGGGCAAGCTCTACCTGGCCACCGTCATCGACCTGTTCTCACGTCGGCTGCTCGGCTACGCGATGGATGCACGCCATGACGCCGAACTGGTCGTGGCGTCCTTGAACATGGCCGCGGCCACCCGCGGCGGTGACGTGAAGGGTGTGATCCTTCACAGCGACCGCGGCAGCGAAGGCGGATTCAACTGGTCGTCGCAACGCCTTGATCACGGAGGTGCGCGATGGGGCGAGACGAGAAGAAGATGCCGAAGTTGCCTGCGGGTGCGCGACGGCAGTGGACGGCGGATCGGGCGTTGGGACCGTCGATGCGTTCGCCAGGCCGACCGGAGCCGTCTCGTGCGGTGCAGCGGGACTTCTGGCGGCGGATCGCGTCGGGAGTGACGACGGCGGAGGCCGCGGTGGCTGTTGGCGTTTCATGGCCGGTCGGATCCCGGTGGTTCCGTCACGCTGGCGGCATGCCGCCGATCAGCCTGGATGAGCCCACGGGCCGCTACCTGTCGTTCGCCGAGCGTGAGGAGATCGCGCTGCTGCGCGCCCAGGAGATCGGCGTGCGCGAGATCGCCCGCAGGATCGGACGCGACCCGGGCACGATCTCACGCGAGCTGCGCCGCAACGCGGCGACCCGGAGTGGCAAGTCGGTTTACCGGGCCCTGGTGGCGCAGTGGAAGGCGCAGCAGGCCGCGAAGCGTCCGAAGACCGCGAAACTCGTAGGCAACGACAGGCTGCGTGAGTACGTGCAGGAGCGGCTCGCCGGCAGCGTCCGTCGCCCCGACGGCACGATCGTCACCGGGCCTGAGACGCGCGCCTGGAAGGGGCCGTGCGCTGCGGACTCCCCGTTCCCGGTCGCAGAACAAGCCGCAGGGGCATGTCACCGCAGAGGTCGTCCTCAGTGAACGCCCCGCCGAGGCTGCGGACCGTGCGGTCCCCGGACACTGGGAAGGAGATTTGATCATCGGGACGGGACGATCCGCGATCGGCACGCTTGTCGTGCGCAGCAGCCGCTCCACGCTCCTCGTGCACCTGCCTCGGCTCGAGGGCTGGGGCGAGAATCCGCCCGTGAAAAACGGTCCCTCGCTCGGGGGCTATGGCGCCATCGCGATGAACACGGCGCTTACGGCATCGATGGCGCAGTTGCCCGAGCAGCTGCGCAAAACCCTCACCTGGGACCGCGGAAAGGAACTCTCGGGCCACGCCCAGTTCGCCGTCGAAACCGGGACGAAGGTGTTCTTCGCCGATCCGCACTCGCCCTGGCAACGACCGACGAACGAGAATACGAACGGGCTGCTACGTCAGTACTTCCCGAAGGGCACCAATCTGTCCCGGTGGTCGTCCGCAGACCTCGAAGCCGTCGCCCTGGCGATCAACAACCGGCCCCGCAAGACCCTCGGTTGGCGGACACCAGCCGAGGTCTTCGAGGAGCAACTACGCTCACTACAACAGCCCGGTGTTGCAACGACCGGTTGAACTCGCCGAGTACACGAGTGACGAATTCCGCAGCGAAATACGCAAGTTGCGCATGAGGCAGTCGATGGGGCGTGTCGGCTCTTGTTACGATAATGCCGCCGCGGAAAGCTGGTTCGCCATCCTGAAAGCGGAGATCGGAACCACCGTCTGGGCAACCCGCGAAGCCGCCCGGGCCGACGTTTTCCGCTACGTCGAGGTCGAGTACAACCGCAGCCGGCTCCGTCGGCACCCCGACTACGGGTACGTGACCCCGCTCGAAACGAGATCCTTGCTCAGGCAGAGCCTCGTCCCGGCAGCGTAAACACCCGCTGTCCAGTTCGCGGGGGGAACTTCAGCCCGAGCGTGAGCTGGGCGAGCGGGCCGCGAACGCGGTGGGCCTTCTCGCCCTCGTCGCAGGCCAGGACGTGGAACCGGCCGAGGACTCCGACGGCCGCGACGGACGCTGGCGCATCGCCAGGCGCACCGTGCCCGACCGGGTGGTGTCCACCGTCGATGCCGATGCCCGGCACATCCACAAGAACCGAACCCGCCACCAGGAGGGCTTCAAAGGGCACGTGTCCTTCGAGCCTGAGGCCGGACTGTTCACTGCCGTCGCGTTAACCAGCGGCTACGGGCCGGACAACCATGAGGCCGCCGTCGCGCTGGACCTGCTGGCCGACGAAGACCACAGCGAGGGCGAGACGCTGACCGTGCTCGGCGATTCCGCCTACGGCACCGGCGACCTGCGTGAACAACTGACCGGCCAGGGCCACGTCCTGGTGGTCAAGCCGCCGCCGTTGCGGCAGGCCGTCCCCGGAGGCTTCACCATTGACGACTTCCACGTCGACACCGACGCCGCCACCGTGACCTGCCCGGCCGGACAGACCGTGAACCTGGGCCGCACCAAGGCCGACGGGGGCCGCACCGCCCAGTTCAAACGGCTGTGCACCGGCTGCCCACTGCGGGAACGCTGCACAACCTCCAAGACCGGACGGGTTATCAACATCCACCCTCAGCACAAACTGCTGACCGCGGCCCGCGTCCAGGCCGCCACCGATACCGCCTGGCAGGACGAATACCGCCGATGGCGGCCCCCGGTCGAACGCGCCATCGCCTGGCTTGTTGCCCACGGCAACCGCAGAGTCCGCTACCGAGGCGTCATCGCCAACAACATCGCACTCCACCACCGCGCCGCCGCCCTCAACCTCCGCCGACTGATCAAACTCGGACTCACCCGCACCAACACCACCTGGCATCTCGCCCCGGCCACCCCATGACGAAGAAGAGGCCGCCCGGCCTACGGCCGAACAGCCCCTCAACAAGATTTTCAGCAGTCTTCTAGTAGGGCTTTGTTAGGTACCCCAAGTGATCCTCGTCAGATAGATTGTGATCTTCTTTCAGGTGTGACACCTGAGGAGATGGAAGAGGTCCGTCCACGGCTGGAGGCGTTCGCGGCCGAGATGCTCGGTTCGCTGGCACGTCGGGACCAGCGTGCCAAGGGCGAGATGTATCTGCGCGGGCTGATGCTGGACGGTAAGCGCAAGTCGATGCAGCCGATGGCCGAGCGGCTCGGGGTTGACCACCAGCAGCTTCAGCAGTTCGTCTCCTCCTCAACCTGGGACTACTCCAAGGTTCGGGAGCGCCTGGCCCGTTGGGCTGCGGCGCACATCTCTCCCGAGGCGTACGCGATCGACGATGTGGGCTTTCCCAAGGACGGCTACGACTCGCCGGGGGTAGCGCGGATGTACTGCGGTGCGCTGGGCAAGCGCGGCAACTGCCAGATCGGGGTCAGTGTGAATCTGGTGTCCGACCGCGCGTCCTCG
This sequence is a window from Streptomyces sp. NBC_01217. Protein-coding genes within it:
- a CDS encoding hemerythrin domain-containing protein — protein: MNEPMADIRDMYMAHTMLRREFRLLPRLVRDVAPGDVERAETVGAHAEQVCSVLHLHHEGEDLLLWPRLLERAGDRATAIVPTMEEQHAAIEETYREVTGLLPEWRATALDGGRLADALARLLPALLEHLALEEKEILPLAERYVTAAEWRQLGEHGMARTPQERLPLSLGMAMYEADPEVVEALLAELPEPQRSALTGAAQRAYAAHAERVYGTGTPPRIGD
- a CDS encoding integrase core domain-containing protein; the protein is MLQRPVELAEYTSDEFRSEIRKLRMRQSMGRVGSCYDNAAAESWFAILKAEIGTTVWATREAARADVFRYVEVEYNRSRLRRHPDYGYVTPLETRSLLRQSLVPAA
- a CDS encoding IS3 family transposase, which codes for MTGTDPAALAAFIGDQRIGHRVPHRLACQVLGVSESWFYKWRDRPTTARELRRGQLADTIRQIFESSGGTCGSPKVWLLLVRSSWRDSVNTVARLMAEPGLAGRKIRRRPGLTRPGKRPAAPDFVRRDLTADAPDQVWCGDMTEITTHEGKLYLATVIDLFSRRLLGYAMDARHDAELVVASLNMAAATRGGDVKGVILHSDRGSEGGFNWSSQRLDHGGARWGETRRRCRSCLRVRDGSGRRIGRWDRRCVRQADRSRLVRCSGTSGGGSRRE
- a CDS encoding transposase gives rise to the protein MGSKQRTYTPEFREGAVRIVIETGRPIPEVAEEPGVHSGTLHSWVSRWRRNGSASSGRPAEPAPGGRIREAERAELERLRREMSEKNKRIRELEMERDVLKRCMVLWVK
- a CDS encoding transposase, whose translation is MAAPRKYPEELRERATRLAVEARKDPAGRAGAIRRVAEQLDIHPEALRGWVRQAETDDGARAGTTSQDAARIAELEREVKELRRANAILKSASAFFASMPSLETSTR
- the wrbA gene encoding NAD(P)H:quinone oxidoreductase, with product MTRVAIIYYSATGSVRSLAQAIAEGAQKEGAEVRLRRVAELAPEAAINSNPVWAENHRVSQEIPEATNDDLEWADAVLVGSPTRFGLPAAQLKQFLDQTGPLWAQGKLANKVYASFTSAANAHGGQESTILAINNTFYHWGGLIASPGYTDPLLFAAGGNPYGPSHPSNNGADLPDSNRLEAARYLGGRVTRIAAALKPGGSL